Proteins encoded in a region of the Corynebacterium breve genome:
- the lspA gene encoding signal peptidase II, which produces MVEESRTPDINSDSQTRAQKRRRFVGLMVAVIIVVAALDQLVKQIMLGWLEPGVPVPVIGDWFRFFLLFNPGAAFSMGQDSTWLITTIQLVFVVGVLIAAPKVRYLGQAVGLALLAGGALGNLCDRLFREPGFWFGHVVDYISVGSFAVFNLADAAITVGVIIFVASVMIEEPRAEKRAQAAGEAAR; this is translated from the coding sequence ATGGTCGAGGAAAGTAGGACACCGGACATAAATTCAGACAGCCAGACTCGGGCCCAGAAGCGACGGCGCTTCGTCGGTCTGATGGTCGCTGTCATTATTGTCGTCGCCGCACTGGACCAGCTGGTCAAGCAGATCATGCTGGGGTGGTTGGAGCCTGGCGTTCCTGTGCCCGTGATCGGCGATTGGTTCCGATTCTTCCTCCTATTTAACCCGGGCGCTGCCTTTTCTATGGGGCAGGATTCCACGTGGCTGATCACCACGATTCAGCTTGTCTTCGTGGTCGGCGTGCTGATCGCAGCGCCGAAGGTTCGCTACCTTGGCCAGGCGGTTGGTTTGGCGTTACTCGCAGGTGGTGCGCTGGGCAACCTATGTGACCGGTTGTTCCGCGAACCTGGCTTCTGGTTTGGCCATGTCGTTGACTACATCTCGGTGGGCAGCTTCGCGGTGTTTAACCTAGCCGACGCAGCGATCACCGTCGGTGTGATCATCTTCGTGGCCTCGGTGATGATCGAAGAGCCCCGCGCAGAAAAGCGCGCACAGGCGGCGGGGGAGGCAGCGAGGTGA
- a CDS encoding DUF6263 family protein, which yields MKLRRIAISLAVLSVGAVSACSAEPDPLAEIPAFAVDVARVELLDAGKDAKLLAYEDINDEDDAPATQRTVEVSEGFEQNVVAAEAVDPESPEGTDTSTLTLPLSVTTTSAPVAGDGEVEATRAVHFTAGSPTHTTATLNDELESNEGFLMDWRGNNQGRISTVKLLAPEDGADEGRAIVEAGLMNILSTAVVFPSEPVGVGGSWSVESRVTGDSTMLRTTTYTVTAIDGGTVDLDVQIEQRPSQASLSFDESEAPELAGQSLTVESSTTRSQGALTIDLSQPLPVDGEIASTTRVVYAGEDDNFRIVQDQANMVAYAE from the coding sequence GTGAAACTTCGTCGCATCGCAATTTCCTTGGCCGTTTTGAGTGTTGGAGCCGTTTCGGCGTGCAGCGCGGAGCCCGATCCTTTGGCAGAAATCCCTGCTTTTGCTGTCGATGTGGCGCGGGTAGAGCTCCTCGATGCTGGCAAAGACGCCAAGCTTCTCGCGTATGAGGACATCAATGATGAAGACGATGCACCTGCCACGCAGCGCACCGTCGAAGTGTCCGAAGGGTTTGAGCAAAACGTCGTGGCAGCCGAGGCTGTTGACCCCGAATCTCCAGAAGGCACCGACACCTCTACTTTGACCCTGCCGTTGAGCGTGACGACGACCTCCGCGCCTGTTGCTGGCGACGGCGAAGTAGAGGCCACGCGCGCGGTGCATTTCACCGCGGGCTCTCCGACGCATACCACGGCTACGCTCAACGACGAACTGGAATCCAACGAGGGATTCCTGATGGATTGGCGTGGCAACAACCAGGGCCGCATCAGTACTGTGAAGCTGCTCGCACCAGAAGACGGAGCTGACGAAGGTCGAGCCATCGTGGAGGCCGGGTTGATGAACATCCTGAGCACTGCGGTGGTTTTTCCTTCCGAACCGGTCGGCGTAGGCGGCTCCTGGTCGGTGGAGTCGCGCGTGACCGGGGATTCGACCATGTTGCGCACCACCACCTACACCGTCACGGCAATCGACGGTGGCACGGTTGACCTCGACGTGCAGATTGAGCAACGCCCATCCCAGGCGTCATTGTCATTCGACGAGTCCGAGGCACCCGAGCTTGCCGGGCAATCCCTCACCGTCGAAAGCTCCACCACGCGCTCTCAGGGCGCTTTGACCATCGACTTGTCCCAACCCCTGCCCGTCGACGGCGAGATCGCTAGCACCACACGCGTCGTCTACGCAGGCGAGGATGACAACTTCCGCATCGTGCAGGACCAAGCCAACATGGTGGCCTACGCGGAATAG
- a CDS encoding amino acid permease gives MTTTNDALHRKETAGYNSGLGHRHIQMIALGGALGTGLFLGAGGRLNVGGPGLAIVYAVCGIIGYLMLRSLGEMVVHRPTSGSFASYAREFLGQKAAYFAGWIYFMAWVTVGITELTAIAIYLHFWPIFQGIPQWVLVAIALVIVLGVNLLGVRLFGEAEFWFAVIKVGALVVFMIVGVILLVSGHNVGGYEPGLTALSEDGWFPNGVLPLIVMTQGVIFAYAGIDMIGVTAGETENPRREIPKAINATVIRIVFFYVGSVLLLALLLPSHVYKADESPFVTFMNALGVPYAADIMNLVVLTAALSSVNAGLYATARILKPLAVSGLAPKFLGTMSNSGVPAGGVWLTSAMFVFGIILNYVVPNQAFEIVLNLGAIGILGMWIMICLSHVGYLRAVKRGLVEQHEYRAPLGVWGDVIVVTFLVGVLVLMGFDRPVGTYTLITAVVVLVPLFVIGWYLTAGSRARAAEELAVGQAEAVEL, from the coding sequence ATGACCACGACCAATGATGCTCTTCACCGCAAAGAAACTGCGGGCTATAACTCAGGACTCGGGCACCGGCACATCCAAATGATCGCCCTGGGCGGGGCATTAGGCACGGGCCTGTTCCTCGGAGCAGGCGGACGCCTCAACGTTGGCGGACCCGGCCTTGCAATCGTCTATGCAGTGTGCGGAATCATCGGATACCTTATGCTGCGCAGCCTTGGCGAAATGGTGGTGCATCGCCCAACGTCGGGCTCCTTTGCCTCCTATGCCCGCGAATTTCTAGGGCAGAAGGCGGCGTACTTCGCGGGCTGGATTTACTTTATGGCCTGGGTGACCGTAGGAATCACTGAGCTCACAGCAATCGCCATCTATCTGCATTTCTGGCCGATCTTCCAAGGGATTCCCCAATGGGTACTGGTGGCAATCGCCCTCGTAATTGTCTTGGGTGTGAATCTCCTGGGAGTGCGCCTATTCGGTGAAGCCGAGTTTTGGTTTGCCGTGATCAAGGTTGGCGCACTTGTGGTGTTCATGATTGTCGGCGTTATCCTCTTGGTCTCGGGTCACAACGTTGGTGGCTACGAGCCCGGTCTTACAGCCTTGAGCGAAGATGGGTGGTTCCCCAACGGTGTGCTGCCACTGATCGTGATGACACAAGGCGTGATCTTCGCCTACGCGGGCATCGATATGATCGGTGTGACCGCTGGCGAGACGGAGAACCCGCGCAGGGAAATTCCTAAGGCGATCAACGCGACAGTCATCCGCATCGTGTTTTTCTACGTCGGTTCCGTGCTGCTGTTGGCACTCTTGCTGCCAAGCCATGTGTACAAGGCGGATGAGTCGCCCTTTGTCACATTTATGAACGCCCTTGGCGTGCCTTATGCAGCCGACATTATGAACCTTGTCGTGCTTACCGCGGCGTTGTCATCAGTGAACGCCGGTTTGTACGCCACCGCGCGCATTCTGAAACCACTTGCGGTGTCTGGTCTGGCGCCAAAGTTCCTGGGTACGATGTCGAATAGTGGCGTACCAGCAGGGGGCGTGTGGTTAACTAGCGCGATGTTCGTCTTCGGCATCATTTTGAACTACGTGGTTCCCAACCAGGCGTTTGAGATCGTGCTCAATCTTGGTGCCATCGGCATTTTGGGCATGTGGATCATGATTTGTCTTTCCCACGTTGGCTACCTGCGTGCGGTAAAGCGCGGGCTGGTCGAACAGCATGAGTACCGCGCTCCGCTCGGTGTGTGGGGAGATGTGATCGTCGTGACGTTCTTGGTCGGTGTGCTGGTTCTCATGGGCTTCGATCGTCCAGTGGGCACCTACACTTTGATCACGGCAGTTGTTGTCCTTGTGCCGCTATTTGTGATCGGCTGGTACCTCACCGCAGGGTCGCGCGCCCGCGCCGCCGAAGAACTAGCGGTCGGCCAAGCTGAAGCGGTGGAGCTATAG
- a CDS encoding asparaginase, with translation MASWKTMQPAGSIGKVFIIATGGTIASTQNSSGACVPTLHRAQLVERAGAHYPTTGIDSAFLDSSDMPLADIDELVVATRRALADPEIVGVVITHGTDSLADTALALDLMHSDPRPVILTGAQRPADHPAPDGPRNLRESIELAADPSARNRGVLVRFGGRTLPARGVIKRHTSDLDAFHATSPLPLSRPAPLAPVQLSSVDVVIVSAWAGASETALRAIASTRPDGVVVAAMGSGNVSTAMGHVLTGMLNDDTPVVISTQLPEGEVTFDYGGAGGGHTLGALGAIPAGYLRPHQARIALTAALAAGIDPASLF, from the coding sequence ATGGCAAGCTGGAAAACTATGCAACCAGCTGGGTCAATCGGGAAAGTATTCATTATTGCGACGGGTGGAACCATCGCGTCCACTCAGAATAGCTCAGGCGCATGTGTCCCAACGTTGCACCGCGCGCAGTTGGTCGAACGCGCTGGAGCTCATTACCCAACCACCGGCATCGACTCCGCGTTCCTGGATTCCTCTGACATGCCGCTTGCCGATATCGATGAGTTAGTCGTCGCCACTCGACGCGCTCTAGCCGACCCGGAGATTGTTGGGGTGGTGATTACTCACGGCACCGATTCGTTGGCGGACACGGCGCTGGCGCTCGACCTCATGCACTCTGATCCTCGGCCCGTCATTCTCACAGGGGCGCAACGCCCTGCCGATCACCCCGCGCCTGACGGTCCACGCAACCTGCGCGAGTCCATCGAGCTTGCAGCCGACCCTTCCGCCCGAAACCGTGGCGTCTTGGTTCGCTTTGGTGGCCGCACCTTGCCCGCACGAGGCGTGATCAAACGCCACACCTCTGATCTTGATGCATTCCACGCCACTTCCCCTCTCCCGCTGAGTCGCCCCGCTCCCCTAGCCCCTGTGCAGTTGAGCAGCGTAGATGTTGTCATCGTCTCGGCGTGGGCGGGCGCTAGCGAGACTGCACTTCGCGCGATCGCCTCTACTCGGCCCGACGGCGTCGTCGTTGCAGCCATGGGTTCCGGAAACGTCTCCACCGCGATGGGTCACGTCCTAACCGGCATGCTTAACGACGACACCCCCGTCGTCATCTCCACCCAGCTGCCCGAAGGGGAAGTCACATTTGACTATGGCGGCGCTGGCGGTGGCCACACGCTCGGCGCGCTGGGCGCCATCCCGGCTGGCTATCTGCGCCCGCACCAGGCACGCATCGCGCTCACTGCCGCCTTGGCTGCCGGCATAGATCCCGCGAGTTTGTTCTAA
- a CDS encoding YggT family protein, whose product MLGAILYAIVRIYALIVIVRILIEMVQSFSRQFAPPSWFMVIAEFFFVVTDPPIKALRRIIPPMRMGGVALDLSVLVLFFALSILGAIIRIVF is encoded by the coding sequence ATGCTTGGAGCGATTTTATACGCGATCGTGAGGATTTACGCCCTCATCGTTATCGTGCGCATTCTGATTGAAATGGTGCAGTCTTTTTCCCGTCAGTTCGCACCGCCGAGCTGGTTTATGGTGATTGCCGAGTTCTTCTTTGTTGTCACGGACCCACCGATTAAGGCTTTGCGACGAATCATCCCGCCGATGCGGATGGGAGGAGTGGCACTGGATCTGAGCGTTCTGGTGTTGTTCTTCGCGTTGTCTATTCTCGGTGCCATTATCCGAATCGTCTTCTAA
- the ileS gene encoding isoleucine--tRNA ligase, with the protein MSNPVGGVYPKVDLTGGSSKFPEMEQEVLKFWKEDNTFQASLENRKDDEEYVFYDGPPFANGLPHYGHLLTGYVKDIIPRFRTMKGYHVPRVFGWDTHGLPAELEAEKQLGIKDKGEIEEMGLAKFNEYCAKSVLEYTEEWKEYVTRQARWVDFDNGYKTMDMNYMESVIWAFKELYDKGLIYQGFRVLPYSWAEHTPLSNQETRLDDSYRERQDPTLTVTMPFTGAETGTTGEKTWNAHPELAGAAAIAWTTTPWTLPSNLALAVHPEVEYSLIKIGEDGVEGFRGEKVLLASPLVGAYAKEFGKESEIVATFQGTELEGIQYTPIFDYFADQDNAFKIILADYVTTEDGTGIVHQAPAFGEDDMLTCEKYGIELVIPVDMDGKFTSLAPDYEGQLVFDANKDIIRDLKAKNRVLRHQTIVHSYPHSWRSGEPLIYMALPSWFVKVSEFRDRMVELNHEQIEWVPEHIRDGQFGKWLQNARDWNISRTRYWGSPIPVWQSDDPEYPRTDVYGSLDELERDFGVRPESLHRPYIDELTRPNPDDPTGKSTMRRVTDVLDVWFDSGSMPFAQFHYPFENKEWFDQHHPADFIVEYIGQTRGWFYLLHVLSTALFDRPAFKQVVAHGIVLGDDGQKMSKSKGNYPNVNEVFDRDGSDAMRWFLMSSPILRGGNLIVTEQGIRDGVRQAILPIWNAYTFLQLYSSEEATWSTDSEHVLDRYILAKLHDLVVDVEQALSTTDISGACEQVRLFADALTNWYVRRSRDRFWEGQEKHPEAFNTLYTVLEVLTRVAAPLLPYVTEVIWRGLTGERSVHLTDYPNAADFPADADLVASMDATRGVCSAASSVRKAHKLRNRLPLPKLTVALPNSAQLEPFTNILRDEVNVKDVQLTDDVDSVGTFEVVVNAKVAGPTLGRDVQRAIKNVKTGNYTRDGENVVVDGDIVLTPELYTERLVAEDPESTARIDGLDGLVVLDMELTEELEAEGWAADVIRGLQDARKASGFEVSDRITAVLSVPAEKEAWARRHADRIAAETLATDFTVTTAALEGDVHDVVAGVTATVAKNA; encoded by the coding sequence ATGTCCAACCCAGTCGGTGGTGTGTACCCCAAGGTTGATTTGACCGGGGGAAGCTCAAAGTTCCCTGAGATGGAACAAGAAGTACTGAAGTTTTGGAAGGAAGACAACACTTTCCAGGCCTCGCTAGAAAACCGCAAGGACGACGAAGAGTACGTCTTCTACGACGGCCCACCGTTTGCCAACGGCCTTCCACACTACGGCCACCTTCTGACCGGCTATGTCAAAGACATTATCCCGCGTTTCCGCACGATGAAGGGCTACCATGTCCCTCGCGTCTTCGGCTGGGATACCCACGGCCTGCCCGCTGAGCTCGAAGCCGAAAAGCAGCTGGGTATCAAGGACAAAGGCGAGATCGAGGAAATGGGTCTGGCCAAGTTCAACGAGTACTGCGCAAAGTCTGTGCTTGAGTACACCGAAGAGTGGAAAGAATACGTCACCCGCCAAGCGCGCTGGGTGGACTTTGACAATGGTTACAAGACCATGGACATGAACTACATGGAGTCCGTGATCTGGGCGTTCAAGGAGCTCTACGACAAGGGCCTGATCTACCAGGGCTTCCGCGTTTTGCCATACTCCTGGGCCGAGCACACCCCACTGTCCAACCAGGAGACCCGCCTGGACGATTCCTACCGCGAGCGCCAGGACCCAACGCTCACCGTCACCATGCCTTTCACCGGTGCTGAAACCGGTACCACCGGTGAAAAGACGTGGAATGCGCACCCAGAGCTAGCAGGCGCTGCAGCAATTGCCTGGACGACGACCCCGTGGACTCTTCCATCCAACCTCGCCTTGGCGGTTCACCCTGAGGTGGAGTACTCGTTGATCAAGATTGGCGAGGACGGTGTCGAAGGCTTCCGCGGTGAAAAGGTCCTGCTGGCAAGCCCACTGGTCGGCGCGTACGCGAAGGAATTTGGCAAGGAGTCCGAGATCGTGGCGACTTTCCAGGGCACCGAACTGGAAGGCATCCAATACACGCCGATTTTCGATTACTTTGCCGATCAGGACAATGCGTTCAAGATCATCCTGGCGGATTACGTCACCACCGAGGACGGTACCGGCATCGTCCACCAGGCGCCTGCCTTCGGTGAAGACGATATGCTTACCTGCGAAAAGTACGGTATCGAATTGGTCATTCCGGTGGACATGGACGGTAAGTTCACCAGCCTGGCACCGGATTATGAAGGCCAGCTGGTATTCGACGCGAACAAGGACATCATCCGCGATCTAAAGGCGAAGAACCGTGTCCTGCGCCACCAGACGATCGTCCACTCCTACCCACACTCCTGGCGCTCCGGCGAGCCGCTAATCTACATGGCTCTGCCGTCATGGTTTGTCAAGGTGTCCGAGTTCCGCGACCGCATGGTCGAGCTCAACCACGAGCAGATCGAGTGGGTTCCAGAGCACATCCGTGACGGCCAGTTTGGCAAGTGGCTGCAAAACGCCCGCGACTGGAACATTTCGCGTACCCGCTACTGGGGTTCACCAATCCCGGTGTGGCAGTCCGACGACCCTGAGTACCCGCGCACCGACGTCTACGGCTCCCTCGATGAGCTAGAGCGTGATTTCGGTGTGCGCCCAGAGTCCCTGCACCGCCCGTACATCGATGAGCTGACTCGCCCGAACCCAGATGACCCAACCGGGAAATCCACCATGCGCCGCGTCACCGACGTCCTCGACGTGTGGTTCGACTCTGGCTCTATGCCATTCGCGCAGTTCCACTACCCGTTTGAAAACAAAGAATGGTTCGACCAGCACCACCCAGCGGACTTTATCGTGGAGTACATCGGCCAGACCCGCGGATGGTTCTACCTGCTCCACGTCTTGTCCACCGCGCTGTTCGACCGCCCTGCGTTCAAGCAGGTAGTCGCGCACGGCATCGTGCTTGGCGACGACGGCCAGAAGATGAGTAAGTCCAAGGGTAATTACCCGAACGTCAACGAAGTCTTTGACCGCGACGGCTCCGACGCGATGCGTTGGTTCCTCATGTCCAGCCCAATCCTGCGCGGCGGCAACCTGATCGTCACCGAACAAGGCATCCGTGACGGCGTGCGCCAGGCGATCCTGCCGATCTGGAACGCCTACACTTTCCTGCAGCTGTACTCCTCAGAGGAAGCAACCTGGTCGACAGATTCCGAGCACGTGCTTGACCGCTACATCCTGGCAAAACTCCACGACCTTGTCGTGGACGTCGAACAGGCACTGAGCACCACCGACATCTCCGGTGCCTGCGAGCAGGTGCGCCTGTTCGCAGATGCGCTGACCAACTGGTACGTGCGTCGTTCCCGCGATCGTTTCTGGGAGGGCCAGGAGAAGCACCCTGAGGCATTCAATACTCTTTACACAGTGCTGGAAGTTCTCACGCGTGTTGCAGCTCCACTGCTGCCATACGTCACCGAGGTCATCTGGCGCGGTCTCACCGGCGAGCGCTCCGTGCACCTGACCGACTACCCGAACGCAGCTGATTTCCCAGCTGACGCCGACCTGGTTGCCTCGATGGATGCCACCCGTGGTGTGTGCTCAGCGGCGTCGTCGGTACGCAAGGCCCACAAGCTGCGTAACCGTCTGCCTCTGCCAAAGCTCACCGTGGCTTTGCCTAACTCGGCACAGCTAGAGCCGTTTACAAATATTCTGCGCGACGAGGTCAACGTTAAGGACGTGCAGCTTACCGACGACGTTGACTCGGTGGGTACCTTCGAGGTCGTCGTCAATGCGAAGGTTGCTGGCCCAACCCTGGGCCGCGACGTGCAGCGCGCAATCAAGAACGTCAAGACCGGCAACTACACCCGCGACGGTGAAAACGTAGTCGTCGACGGCGACATCGTCTTGACCCCTGAGCTCTACACCGAGCGACTCGTCGCGGAGGATCCAGAGTCCACCGCACGCATCGACGGCCTCGATGGCCTTGTCGTTTTGGACATGGAGCTCACCGAGGAACTCGAGGCGGAAGGCTGGGCAGCCGACGTTATTCGTGGACTGCAGGATGCGCGTAAGGCTTCTGGCTTCGAGGTCTCCGACCGCATCACCGCGGTGCTCAGCGTCCCTGCAGAGAAGGAGGCGTGGGCTCGTCGCCACGCAGACCGCATTGCCGCTGAAACCTTGGCCACCGACTTCACTGTGACCACAGCTGCACTAGAAGGCGACGTCCACGACGTTGTCGCCGGTGTGACCGCTACCGTGGCGAAGAACGCATAA
- a CDS encoding DivIVA domain-containing protein — MPLTPADVHNVAFSKPPIGKRGYNEDEVDQFLDLVEDTLAQLQDENDDLRARVEDLDSQLKAGGATGAGAVASGKSDVDEAAVRKQIEEKLRAEYDNKLKQAQDAKAKAEDEAKNAKQDAAKAREEAANAAKSQPQAAAFAGGAAAAAKPDTANAETHIQAAKVLGLAQEMSDRLTSEAQAESKSMLDEAREAAEKQLNEAEAKATRQLADADSRSKSQLAAAEKQAAETTQAAETRAKTLVEDAEKQAEQTINDANSRAEAQIRQAEEKAAQLQADAEKKHTEIMNTVKQQQTALETRIGELRTFEREYRTRLKTLLASQLEELETRGSSAPNGDSGQNK, encoded by the coding sequence ATGCCGCTGACACCAGCAGACGTGCACAATGTCGCTTTCAGCAAGCCACCAATCGGCAAGCGGGGCTACAACGAGGATGAAGTCGACCAGTTCTTGGACTTGGTTGAAGACACCCTGGCCCAACTGCAGGACGAGAATGACGACCTGCGCGCACGCGTCGAAGACCTCGATAGCCAGCTCAAGGCAGGCGGCGCAACTGGTGCTGGAGCAGTGGCTTCAGGCAAGTCCGACGTCGACGAAGCTGCAGTACGCAAGCAGATCGAAGAGAAGTTGCGTGCCGAGTATGACAACAAGCTGAAGCAGGCACAGGACGCCAAGGCGAAGGCTGAAGACGAAGCTAAGAACGCGAAGCAGGATGCAGCGAAGGCTCGCGAGGAGGCAGCTAACGCTGCTAAGTCTCAGCCACAGGCAGCAGCTTTCGCTGGCGGCGCGGCCGCAGCTGCGAAGCCAGACACCGCAAACGCGGAGACCCACATTCAGGCTGCGAAGGTCCTTGGCCTTGCACAGGAAATGTCGGATCGTCTGACTTCCGAGGCGCAGGCTGAGTCCAAGTCCATGCTGGACGAGGCTCGCGAAGCTGCAGAAAAGCAGCTGAACGAGGCAGAGGCCAAGGCGACCAGGCAGCTTGCAGACGCAGACTCTCGCTCGAAGAGCCAGCTCGCAGCGGCTGAGAAGCAGGCGGCAGAGACCACCCAAGCTGCCGAAACTCGTGCGAAGACCCTCGTTGAGGACGCAGAGAAGCAGGCAGAGCAGACCATCAACGACGCTAACTCCCGCGCTGAGGCACAAATTCGCCAGGCAGAGGAGAAGGCAGCACAGCTCCAGGCTGACGCTGAGAAGAAGCACACCGAAATTATGAACACGGTGAAGCAGCAGCAGACCGCTCTGGAAACCCGCATCGGGGAACTGCGCACCTTCGAGCGCGAGTACCGCACTCGCCTGAAGACCCTCCTGGCTTCCCAGCTGGAGGAGCTGGAGACTCGCGGATCCTCCGCACCTAATGGAGACTCCGGCCAAAACAAGTAA
- a CDS encoding DNA polymerase IV: MRRWVLHIDMDAFYASCEQLTRPTLRGRPVLVAGVSGRGVVAGASYEARKFGARSAMPTHQAARLVGPRAVLVTPRRAVYSTASKRVFEIVSRHVDIVEQLSIDEAFMEPQELVGASVAEVTDWANNLRAEIKAETGLPASIGAGSGKQYAKISSDLAKPDGVFVIDPDRQLEILRPLPVGDLWGVGPVTRQKLTTMGVETIGDFADLSEKEVEIALGGVVGKQLWQLARGHDDRPVAPRAEAKQISSEHTYPQDLTTPAEVDAALARAAQESHRRLLKDGRGARTVSVKLRMADFRIESRAATLPYATDDADTLLATAYKLVRYPGEVGPIRLVGVSYSGLEEALQHVLFPELDQEIKRPLSPDRDYESGVSDHDTSADTIAVDITPADAPGQWRATQDVYHPEYGHGWVQGAGHGRVTVRFETRATGPGRIVNVLADDPLLTHADPVDSLAWDDWSPNNAD, encoded by the coding sequence ATGCGGCGCTGGGTCTTACACATCGACATGGATGCCTTCTACGCATCCTGCGAACAGCTCACGCGCCCCACGCTGCGAGGACGCCCAGTGTTAGTCGCCGGAGTCAGCGGACGCGGCGTCGTTGCCGGTGCGAGCTATGAGGCCCGGAAGTTTGGCGCACGCTCTGCGATGCCCACGCACCAAGCCGCACGTTTGGTCGGGCCCAGGGCAGTGTTGGTTACTCCCAGACGGGCTGTCTACTCGACTGCTTCAAAGCGTGTTTTTGAAATCGTGTCGCGCCATGTGGACATTGTCGAACAGCTGTCCATTGATGAAGCGTTCATGGAACCACAAGAGCTGGTTGGAGCAAGCGTCGCCGAGGTGACCGACTGGGCAAACAACCTGCGCGCGGAGATCAAGGCAGAAACCGGTCTTCCCGCCTCGATTGGGGCGGGCTCGGGCAAGCAATACGCCAAAATCTCCTCGGATCTAGCCAAGCCGGATGGCGTGTTTGTCATCGACCCAGACCGTCAGCTGGAGATTCTGCGGCCGCTGCCCGTGGGTGATTTGTGGGGTGTCGGTCCCGTGACTCGCCAAAAATTGACGACGATGGGCGTGGAGACGATCGGCGACTTCGCGGACCTCAGCGAGAAAGAAGTGGAAATTGCGCTGGGCGGGGTTGTTGGCAAGCAATTGTGGCAACTTGCTCGAGGACATGACGATCGCCCCGTTGCACCTCGGGCAGAGGCAAAGCAAATCTCGTCGGAGCACACCTATCCGCAGGACCTGACCACACCCGCTGAGGTCGATGCCGCCTTGGCGCGAGCGGCCCAAGAATCGCACCGTCGGCTGCTCAAAGATGGGCGCGGAGCTCGAACCGTGTCGGTGAAGCTGCGAATGGCGGACTTTCGCATCGAGTCGCGAGCAGCCACGCTCCCGTATGCCACCGACGACGCGGATACGCTTCTTGCAACGGCATACAAACTTGTGCGTTATCCGGGTGAAGTAGGCCCGATCCGCCTAGTGGGTGTGAGCTACTCGGGTTTGGAAGAAGCGTTGCAGCATGTGCTCTTCCCGGAGCTAGACCAAGAGATCAAGCGACCATTGTCACCAGACAGAGATTATGAGTCGGGCGTGAGCGATCACGACACCAGCGCCGACACTATTGCCGTTGACATCACTCCTGCCGACGCGCCGGGACAGTGGCGCGCGACCCAGGACGTTTATCATCCCGAGTATGGGCACGGCTGGGTGCAGGGTGCAGGACATGGGCGGGTGACGGTGAGATTCGAGACGCGCGCCACGGGGCCAGGTCGCATCGTTAATGTGCTTGCCGACGACCCATTGCTCACCCACGCCGATCCGGTGGATTCACTGGCGTGGGACGATTGGTCACCCAATAACGCGGATTAG
- a CDS encoding cell division protein SepF has product MSIMKSAKEFFGFAPYGPEDDAYYDEPRYQDDGSAAYEPVAERSFSYGADRVEPVERAPRAYAPAVVAVALRSYDEAKEIGEPFRDGDAVVMDLTELDRDARKAVVDFSAGLCFALRGQMHNLTRYSDTDRRVFAIVPENARITTLELERAAKLR; this is encoded by the coding sequence ATGTCTATTATGAAAAGCGCCAAGGAATTCTTCGGATTCGCACCATACGGCCCTGAAGATGACGCTTACTACGATGAACCTCGTTACCAAGACGACGGATCTGCAGCTTACGAGCCGGTAGCAGAGCGGTCCTTTTCCTACGGCGCTGACCGCGTTGAGCCTGTCGAGCGCGCACCACGCGCATACGCACCTGCTGTGGTCGCAGTGGCGCTGCGCTCTTACGATGAGGCAAAGGAAATTGGCGAACCTTTCCGCGACGGCGACGCAGTTGTGATGGACTTGACGGAGCTGGACCGCGATGCGCGCAAGGCAGTTGTCGATTTCTCGGCAGGCCTGTGCTTCGCACTTCGTGGCCAGATGCACAATCTAACGCGATACAGTGACACTGATCGTCGAGTCTTCGCGATCGTTCCAGAAAACGCCCGCATCACCACTCTCGAATTGGAGCGCGCAGCTAAGCTCCGCTAA